In the Streptomyces formicae genome, one interval contains:
- a CDS encoding GlxA family transcriptional regulator, translating to MPQRIALLAFPGIRAFDVSVITEVWGTDRTDRGVPAFDLRRVAADPTPVPIRGGLTLTPDRGLTWLNRLTGTDLIVVPGLDDHLTSAPAPVLDALRRAHARGTTIAALCGGAFALAQAGLLDGRRAITHWGLVDLFRAHHPLVSLEPDALFIEDDNIWTAAGTAAGIDLCLHLVRTAHGSEAAATVARSMVTAPFRTGTQAQFIEHPTPRADRDADALASVREYALRHLHEPLTVADLATRAGMSARSFARHFTAATGTTPLRWLLDQRIAAAQKLLERTDLPMPEVARRAGFGSEVTMRQHFAARLATSPRAYRASFTGGSSPIAR from the coding sequence GTGCCGCAACGCATCGCGCTCCTCGCCTTCCCCGGCATCCGCGCCTTCGACGTCTCCGTCATCACGGAGGTCTGGGGCACCGACCGCACGGACCGTGGCGTGCCCGCCTTCGACCTCCGCCGCGTCGCCGCCGACCCCACGCCCGTACCGATCAGGGGCGGCCTCACCCTCACCCCCGACCGCGGCCTCACCTGGCTGAACCGGCTGACCGGCACGGACCTGATCGTCGTCCCCGGCCTGGACGACCATCTGACGTCAGCACCGGCACCCGTACTGGACGCCCTGCGCAGGGCCCACGCACGCGGCACCACCATCGCGGCACTCTGCGGCGGCGCCTTCGCCCTGGCCCAGGCCGGACTCCTGGACGGCCGCCGCGCGATCACCCACTGGGGCCTCGTCGACCTGTTCCGCGCGCACCACCCCCTTGTCTCCCTCGAACCCGACGCCCTCTTCATCGAGGACGACAACATCTGGACCGCGGCGGGCACCGCCGCCGGCATCGACCTCTGCCTGCACCTGGTCCGCACCGCACACGGCTCGGAAGCCGCCGCGACCGTCGCCCGCTCGATGGTCACCGCCCCCTTCCGCACTGGCACTCAGGCCCAGTTCATCGAGCACCCCACCCCGCGCGCCGACCGCGACGCCGATGCCCTCGCCTCCGTACGCGAATACGCCCTCCGTCACCTCCACGAACCGCTCACCGTCGCCGACCTCGCCACCCGCGCGGGCATGTCGGCGCGCTCCTTCGCCCGCCACTTCACGGCGGCCACCGGCACGACCCCGCTGCGCTGGCTCCTGGACCAGCGCATCGCGGCCGCGCAGAAACTCCTCGAACGCACCGACCTGCCCATGCCGGAGGTGGCCCGCCGCGCGGGCTTCGGCAGCGAGGTCACGATGCGCCAGCACTTCGCAGCGCGCCTCGCCACCAGCCCTCGCGCCTACCGGGCCTCGTTCACCGGCGGCAGCAGCCCGATCGCCCGATAG
- a CDS encoding MFS transporter, whose product MTDVLRRGRASLAFGFLVQGVTFALLVTRIPAIQDRYGISDGLLPVFLAAVPILAGVASVCTEQLVKRVPPSAVLRWSQPLVLLALLGVGAGDAMWHVAVALGAFGLSVGALDASMNMLGVSLQRAYGRSIMLGFHAAYSLGGIAGASLAWAGAHWDLSLFVSYLPVVVVLLPAALVGSRWYVDAGARDEGDDAEAGAGKGGPVVFKLLLPLCLVMSFAYIGDSTVSNWSAKYLQDVLGSSEELSTVPYNVYMVMTLVGRGLGDLGVRRFGAVAVVRAGSVVAALGFAVVAVAPGAWVGIAGFTVLGLGLCVIVPQTFAAAGRLFPGASDSAVARLNVFNYVGFLIGSPLVGGLGDAWSYRGAMLVPMVLVLVTLLYARSFAPEADRYGDGHERPRTADVGRSSNGL is encoded by the coding sequence ATGACAGATGTGCTGCGGCGCGGCAGGGCCTCGCTCGCGTTCGGCTTCCTGGTGCAGGGAGTGACCTTCGCCCTGCTGGTGACGCGGATTCCGGCGATCCAGGACCGGTACGGGATATCCGACGGGCTGCTGCCCGTCTTCCTGGCCGCGGTCCCGATCCTGGCGGGCGTCGCGAGCGTGTGCACCGAGCAGCTGGTGAAGCGGGTGCCGCCCAGCGCGGTCCTGAGGTGGTCGCAGCCCCTCGTGCTGCTTGCCCTGCTGGGGGTCGGTGCCGGGGACGCCATGTGGCACGTGGCCGTGGCGCTGGGGGCGTTCGGGCTTTCGGTGGGGGCTCTTGATGCGTCCATGAACATGCTCGGGGTGAGTCTCCAGCGGGCCTACGGGCGGAGCATCATGCTCGGTTTCCACGCCGCGTACAGCCTGGGCGGGATCGCGGGGGCCTCGCTCGCGTGGGCGGGGGCGCACTGGGACCTGTCGCTCTTCGTCTCCTATCTGCCGGTCGTCGTGGTGCTGCTGCCCGCGGCGCTGGTGGGCAGCCGGTGGTACGTCGATGCCGGGGCGCGGGACGAGGGGGACGACGCCGAGGCGGGCGCGGGCAAGGGCGGCCCCGTCGTCTTCAAGCTGCTGCTTCCGCTGTGCCTCGTCATGAGCTTCGCGTACATCGGGGACTCGACGGTCTCCAACTGGAGTGCGAAGTACTTGCAGGACGTCCTGGGGAGCTCCGAGGAGCTCTCGACCGTTCCGTACAACGTCTACATGGTCATGACGCTGGTGGGGCGCGGGCTCGGGGACCTGGGGGTGCGGCGGTTCGGGGCCGTGGCGGTGGTGCGGGCGGGGTCCGTGGTGGCCGCGCTCGGGTTCGCGGTCGTGGCGGTGGCGCCCGGGGCGTGGGTGGGGATCGCGGGGTTCACGGTCCTCGGGCTCGGGCTCTGTGTGATCGTGCCGCAGACCTTCGCGGCGGCGGGGCGGCTCTTCCCGGGGGCTTCGGACTCGGCCGTCGCGCGGCTGAACGTCTTCAACTACGTGGGTTTCCTGATCGGTTCACCGCTGGTGGGCGGGCTCGGGGACGCGTGGAGCTACCGGGGGGCGATGCTCGTTCCCATGGTGTTGGTGCTCGTGACCTTGTTGTACGCCCGCTCCTTCGCCCCGGAAGCGGACCGATACGGTGACGGGCATGAGCGGCCGCGCACAGCTGATGTGGGACGAAGCAGTAACGGGCTATGA
- the trpS gene encoding tryptophan--tRNA ligase has translation MKRIFSGIKPTGHLTLGNYLGAVRRWAEIDQHQADALFSVVDLHALTVEHDPGRVRRLSRQAATLLLASGIDPGLATVFVQSHVDEHARLSYLLECVATDGEMRRMIQYKEKSARERDRGGSVRLSLLTYPVLMAADILAYGADEVPVGDDQTQHVELTRDLAVRFNQRYGQTFVVPRATAPEVAARVMDLQDPASKMGKSHEAGAGIVYLLDEPDVVRKKILRAVTDSGTEVAYDREAKPGVTNLLEILAACEGGNPEALSGVYESYGALKKDTAEAVVELLRPVQERHKELMADSAYVEEVLRQGAERAREMSRPTVDRAYRAIGLLPPVNEAR, from the coding sequence ATGAAGAGGATCTTCAGCGGGATCAAGCCCACGGGGCACCTGACCCTGGGGAACTATCTGGGAGCCGTCCGGCGGTGGGCTGAGATCGATCAGCACCAGGCCGACGCCCTGTTCAGCGTGGTCGACCTGCACGCGCTGACCGTGGAGCACGATCCGGGCCGGGTGCGCAGGCTCAGTCGGCAGGCGGCGACGCTGCTGCTCGCGTCGGGGATCGATCCCGGCCTCGCCACCGTGTTCGTACAGAGCCACGTGGACGAGCACGCCCGGCTCTCGTACCTGCTGGAGTGCGTGGCCACGGACGGCGAGATGCGCCGGATGATCCAGTACAAGGAGAAGTCGGCGCGGGAGCGGGACCGCGGCGGGAGCGTGCGGCTGTCCCTGCTCACCTATCCCGTCCTGATGGCGGCGGACATCCTGGCGTACGGCGCGGACGAGGTGCCGGTCGGGGACGACCAGACCCAGCACGTCGAGCTCACGCGGGATCTCGCGGTGCGGTTCAACCAGCGGTACGGACAGACGTTCGTCGTGCCGCGGGCCACGGCGCCCGAGGTCGCGGCGCGGGTCATGGACCTCCAGGACCCGGCGTCGAAGATGGGCAAGTCCCACGAGGCCGGTGCCGGGATCGTCTATCTCCTCGACGAGCCCGACGTGGTGCGCAAGAAGATCCTGCGCGCCGTCACGGACAGCGGCACCGAGGTCGCCTACGACCGGGAGGCCAAGCCGGGGGTCACGAACCTGCTGGAGATCCTGGCCGCTTGTGAAGGTGGGAACCCAGAAGCCTTGAGCGGTGTATACGAGTCGTACGGCGCACTGAAAAAGGACACCGCCGAGGCCGTGGTGGAGCTGCTCAGGCCCGTGCAGGAGAGGCACAAGGAGCTGATGGCTGATTCCGCGTATGTAGAGGAGGTGTTGCGGCAGGGGGCCGAGCGGGCCAGAGAGATGTCCCGGCCGACGGTGGACCGGGCCTATCGGGCGATCGGGCTGCTGCCGCCGGTGAACGAGGCCCGGTAG
- a CDS encoding acetoin utilization protein AcuC codes for MSGRAQLMWDEAVTGYDFGPGHPMDPVRLALTRSLVGALGLDQELDVVAAKRAGDSTLRLVHREDYVAAVKAASADPASARGEYGLGTEDDPAFAGMHEVSALIAGQSVGAAEAVWRGEALHAVNFAGGLHHAMPGAASGFCIYNDAALAVARLLELGAERVAYVDVDVHHGDGVQAAFWEDPRVLTVSLHEHPRTLFPQTGWPEETGAEAVAEGSAVNVALPAGTGDAGWVRAFHAVVPELLAEFRPQVLVTQHGADTHFEDPLAHLAVSLDAQRAVQVACHELAHEYAEGRWVALGGGGYAVVDVVPRSWAHLVGIAAGRPVEPTALVPESWRQEVYARTREAGPRRMTDGRWPVGWKGWESGYDPADRLDQAVLAARRAVFPLRGLLA; via the coding sequence ATGAGCGGCCGCGCACAGCTGATGTGGGACGAAGCAGTAACGGGCTATGACTTCGGCCCGGGTCACCCCATGGACCCGGTGAGACTCGCGCTGACCCGAAGTCTCGTCGGTGCCCTCGGGCTCGACCAGGAGCTGGACGTGGTCGCGGCCAAGCGTGCCGGTGATTCGACGCTGCGGCTCGTGCACCGCGAGGACTACGTGGCGGCGGTGAAGGCCGCGTCCGCCGATCCCGCGTCCGCGCGCGGGGAGTACGGCCTCGGTACCGAGGACGACCCGGCCTTCGCCGGCATGCACGAGGTCTCCGCGCTGATCGCCGGGCAGTCGGTGGGGGCGGCCGAGGCGGTGTGGCGCGGGGAGGCCCTGCACGCGGTGAACTTCGCGGGCGGGCTGCACCACGCCATGCCCGGGGCCGCGTCGGGCTTCTGCATCTACAACGACGCCGCGCTGGCCGTCGCCAGGCTGCTCGAACTGGGCGCGGAGCGTGTGGCGTACGTGGATGTGGACGTGCATCACGGGGACGGGGTGCAGGCGGCGTTCTGGGAGGACCCCCGGGTGCTGACCGTCTCCCTGCACGAGCATCCCCGGACGCTCTTCCCGCAGACCGGGTGGCCCGAGGAGACGGGGGCGGAGGCCGTCGCGGAGGGGTCGGCGGTCAATGTCGCGCTGCCCGCGGGGACCGGGGACGCGGGCTGGGTGCGGGCGTTCCACGCCGTGGTGCCCGAGCTGCTCGCGGAGTTCCGGCCGCAGGTCCTGGTGACGCAGCACGGGGCCGACACGCACTTCGAGGATCCGCTCGCCCACCTCGCCGTATCGCTCGACGCGCAGCGGGCCGTGCAGGTCGCCTGTCACGAGCTGGCCCACGAGTACGCGGAGGGGCGGTGGGTGGCGCTCGGGGGCGGGGGGTACGCCGTGGTGGACGTGGTGCCTCGGTCCTGGGCGCATCTGGTCGGCATCGCCGCGGGGCGTCCTGTCGAGCCCACGGCTCTGGTTCCCGAGAGCTGGCGGCAGGAGGTGTACGCGCGGACGCGGGAGGCGGGGCCGCGGCGGATGACGGATGGGCGGTGGCCTGTGGGCTGGAAGGGGTGGGAGTCGGGGTATGACCCCGCCGACCGGCTTGACCAGGCTGTGCTTGCTGCTCGGCGTGCGGTGTTTCCCTTGCGGGGGCTTTTGGCGTAG
- a CDS encoding cysteine hydrolase family protein: MEIAENAALVVVDVQKGFDEEEFWGPRNNPGADDNIASLIDVWQATGRPVVFVRHDSSKPVSPLRPGYVGNDFKEYVEQRRGKGAGPELLVTKAVNSAFYGTPDLDAWFKAAGVTQFVVTGIQTNMCVETTARMGGNLGYEVLVPLDATHTFDLVGPFGWRLDAEELARATAVSLHGGRFASVVSTEEVLAAAR, translated from the coding sequence ATGGAGATCGCAGAGAACGCAGCGCTGGTCGTGGTGGACGTACAGAAGGGATTCGATGAGGAGGAGTTCTGGGGACCGAGGAACAACCCCGGGGCCGATGACAACATCGCCTCGCTGATCGATGTCTGGCAGGCGACGGGGCGGCCGGTCGTGTTCGTCCGTCACGACTCGTCGAAGCCGGTGTCGCCGCTGCGGCCCGGATACGTGGGCAACGACTTCAAGGAGTACGTCGAGCAGCGGCGCGGGAAGGGGGCCGGGCCCGAGCTGCTCGTGACCAAGGCCGTGAACTCGGCCTTCTACGGGACGCCGGACCTGGACGCGTGGTTCAAGGCGGCGGGGGTCACGCAGTTCGTGGTGACCGGGATCCAGACCAACATGTGCGTGGAGACGACGGCTCGGATGGGAGGGAATCTGGGGTACGAGGTGCTGGTTCCGCTGGACGCCACGCACACGTTCGATCTGGTGGGGCCGTTCGGCTGGCGTCTCGACGCGGAGGAGTTGGCGCGAGCCACGGCGGTCTCGCTCCATGGCGGTCGCTTCGCCTCGGTCGTCTCCACGGAGGAGGTCCTGGCCGCGGCGCGGTGA
- a CDS encoding 30S ribosomal protein bS22: MGSVIKKRRKRMAKKKHRKLLKRTRVQRRNKK, encoded by the coding sequence GTGGGCTCTGTTATCAAGAAGCGGCGCAAGCGGATGGCCAAGAAGAAGCACCGCAAGCTGCTGAAGCGCACTCGTGTTCAGCGTCGCAACAAGAAGTAA
- the proC gene encoding pyrroline-5-carboxylate reductase, producing the protein MSRTTSQKVAVLGTGKIGEALLSGMIRGGWAPADLLVTTRRQERADELRTRYGVTPVSNADAAKRADTLILACKPQDMAKLLDELAPHVTADRLVISAAAGITTAFIEERLAEKTPVVRVMPNTPVLVDEGMSVISAGSHATGDALTLAEDIFGAVGKTLRVPETQQDACTALSGSGPAYFYFLVEAMTDAGILLGLPRDKAHDLIVQAAVGASVMLRDSGEHPVKLRENVTSPAGTTINAIRELENHGVRAALIAALEAARDRGRELASGNNA; encoded by the coding sequence ATGAGCCGCACCACGAGCCAGAAAGTCGCAGTCCTCGGCACCGGCAAGATCGGCGAAGCCCTGCTCAGCGGCATGATCCGCGGCGGCTGGGCCCCCGCCGACCTCCTGGTCACCACCCGCCGCCAGGAACGCGCCGACGAACTCCGCACCCGCTACGGCGTCACCCCCGTCAGCAACGCCGACGCCGCCAAGCGCGCCGACACCCTGATCCTCGCCTGCAAGCCGCAGGACATGGCCAAGCTCCTCGACGAACTCGCCCCGCACGTCACCGCCGACCGCCTCGTCATCAGCGCCGCCGCGGGCATCACCACCGCCTTCATCGAAGAGCGCCTGGCCGAGAAGACCCCGGTCGTCCGCGTCATGCCCAACACCCCCGTCCTCGTCGACGAAGGCATGTCCGTCATCTCCGCGGGCAGCCACGCCACCGGCGACGCACTGACGCTCGCGGAGGACATCTTCGGCGCCGTCGGCAAGACGCTGCGGGTCCCCGAGACCCAGCAGGACGCCTGCACCGCCCTGTCCGGCTCGGGCCCCGCCTACTTCTACTTCCTGGTCGAGGCCATGACCGACGCGGGCATCCTCCTCGGCCTCCCGCGCGACAAGGCCCACGACCTGATCGTCCAGGCCGCCGTCGGCGCCTCCGTCATGCTCCGCGACAGCGGCGAACACCCGGTCAAGCTCCGCGAGAACGTCACCTCTCCCGCGGGCACGACGATCAACGCCATCCGCGAACTCGAGAACCACGGCGTGCGCGCCGCCCTCATCGCCGCCCTCGAAGCGGCCCGCGACCGCGGCAGGGAACTGGCCTCCGGCAACAACGCATGA
- a CDS encoding VC0807 family protein: MSQLTTEAPATVITAANAPASVPATEGAEARKARIESLKPLVLDAIVPTASYYLLSKGFGMGTMAALAWSSVVPGVRTVWGLVKERRVNGLAALILTANVVGLLLSLVAGDPRLMLAKDSGITGTIGLAVLASVFAGRPLMTAGLKPWVTKGNAARIASWERLSARRGRFARLERTFSVVWGVGLFGEAVARILGAYTLPVDTMVAMGGVIAAVTITLTIVVSGRLAVGPMEEMVEADLKAAEIG, translated from the coding sequence ATGAGCCAGCTCACCACCGAGGCCCCTGCCACGGTCATCACGGCCGCCAACGCCCCCGCCTCCGTCCCGGCCACCGAGGGCGCGGAAGCACGCAAGGCGCGGATCGAGTCACTGAAGCCGCTCGTGCTGGACGCGATCGTGCCCACCGCCTCGTACTACCTGCTCAGCAAGGGCTTCGGGATGGGCACCATGGCGGCGCTCGCCTGGAGCAGTGTCGTGCCGGGCGTGCGGACGGTGTGGGGGCTCGTCAAGGAGCGGCGGGTCAACGGGCTCGCCGCGCTGATCCTGACCGCCAACGTCGTGGGGCTGCTGCTGAGTCTCGTCGCCGGTGATCCGCGGCTCATGCTGGCCAAGGACAGCGGGATCACGGGGACGATCGGGCTCGCCGTGCTCGCGTCGGTGTTCGCGGGGCGGCCGCTGATGACCGCGGGGCTCAAGCCGTGGGTGACCAAGGGGAACGCGGCGCGGATCGCGTCCTGGGAGCGGCTGAGCGCGCGGCGCGGGCGGTTCGCGCGGCTGGAGCGGACGTTCTCCGTGGTGTGGGGCGTGGGGCTCTTCGGGGAGGCCGTGGCGCGGATCCTGGGGGCGTACACGCTGCCCGTGGACACCATGGTGGCGATGGGCGGGGTGATCGCCGCGGTGACGATCACGCTGACCATCGTGGTCAGTGGGCGGCTGGCCGTCGGACCCATGGAGGAGATGGTCGAGGCGGACCTCAAGGCCGCCGAAATTGGTTGA
- a CDS encoding helix-turn-helix domain-containing protein, protein MAADQRPLNEVQFLTVAEVAAVMRVSKMTVYRLVHSGHLPAIRVGRSFRVPEQAVHEYLRESYVGVEAG, encoded by the coding sequence ATGGCTGCAGACCAGAGGCCGCTGAACGAGGTTCAGTTTCTGACCGTGGCGGAAGTCGCCGCGGTGATGCGAGTGTCCAAGATGACCGTGTACCGGCTGGTGCACAGCGGTCATCTGCCCGCCATCCGGGTCGGAAGGTCCTTCCGGGTCCCGGAGCAGGCGGTTCACGAGTACCTCCGCGAGTCGTATGTGGGGGTCGAGGCAGGTTGA
- a CDS encoding HAD family hydrolase, whose amino-acid sequence MRYDLVIFDNDGVLVDSEPLSNTILAGYLTELGHPTSYEDSLRDYMGAAVHRVHDLILERSGERLPADFDEVFHGRVFAAFERELKPVDGALQVLEELGADGVAYCLASSGSHERIRVGHRKTGLDKYFDEGRVFSSQDVGRGKPAPDLFLHAAERMGVAPGKCVVVEDSPLGVRAALAAGMDVYGFTAMTPAERLEGATELFGDLRELIGLLA is encoded by the coding sequence ATGCGATACGACCTGGTCATCTTCGACAATGACGGCGTCCTCGTGGACAGTGAGCCGCTCTCCAACACGATCCTGGCCGGCTATCTGACCGAGCTCGGGCACCCCACGTCGTACGAGGACTCCTTGCGCGACTACATGGGCGCTGCCGTGCATCGCGTACACGATCTGATTCTGGAGCGGAGCGGGGAGCGGCTGCCCGCGGACTTCGACGAGGTCTTTCACGGGCGGGTGTTCGCCGCCTTCGAGCGCGAGCTGAAGCCCGTGGACGGGGCCCTGCAGGTTCTCGAGGAGCTCGGCGCCGACGGGGTGGCCTACTGCTTGGCGTCCTCCGGGAGTCATGAGCGGATCCGGGTCGGGCATCGGAAGACCGGGCTCGACAAGTACTTCGACGAGGGGCGGGTCTTCAGCTCGCAGGACGTGGGGCGGGGGAAGCCCGCGCCGGATCTCTTCCTGCACGCGGCCGAGCGCATGGGCGTGGCGCCCGGGAAGTGCGTGGTCGTGGAGGACAGTCCGCTCGGGGTGCGGGCCGCCCTGGCCGCAGGGATGGATGTCTACGGGTTCACCGCCATGACGCCCGCCGAGCGGCTGGAGGGGGCCACCGAACTCTTCGGAGACCTACGGGAGTTGATCGGTCTCCTTGCCTGA
- a CDS encoding phosphatase, which yields MLSTGALRAHLLAARLAGPVATSREESLRSYRLFAARDPRILLGLDPEWSWGPGDLLRLMSDKCGVSADPRCTTGADVIDPERTLTALDAFAERLADAARRRLPVLFGTGHPHRLLGFYAALADALSAAGCTVLTPAQGNSVDITTRFGLRTYNLDYVQGVALVREPGARPTGSETGAHTHSPLPVRAVLDAAAEAGGPLPELVVGDHGWVCGAGQLGFEAIGLADTDDPALFVGEAEGQVSVVVPLDDAVRSDYYRPLTRYVLNRACLSQ from the coding sequence GTGTTGAGCACCGGAGCGCTGCGCGCGCATCTGTTGGCGGCTCGGTTGGCCGGGCCCGTGGCCACCTCGCGGGAAGAGAGCCTGCGGAGCTATCGGCTCTTCGCGGCGCGGGATCCGCGGATACTTCTCGGGCTCGACCCCGAGTGGAGTTGGGGGCCCGGTGATCTGCTGCGGCTGATGTCCGACAAGTGCGGGGTCTCGGCGGATCCCCGGTGCACCACGGGAGCCGATGTCATCGATCCGGAGCGGACGTTGACGGCGCTCGACGCCTTCGCCGAGCGGCTCGCGGACGCGGCGCGGAGGCGGCTTCCCGTGCTCTTCGGGACCGGTCATCCGCATCGACTCCTCGGGTTCTACGCCGCGTTGGCGGACGCGCTGTCGGCGGCGGGATGCACCGTCCTCACCCCGGCGCAGGGCAACAGTGTCGACATAACGACCCGGTTTGGCCTACGCACGTACAACCTTGACTACGTACAAGGAGTCGCGCTGGTGCGCGAACCCGGCGCACGTCCCACCGGGAGTGAGACCGGCGCACACACCCACTCACCGCTCCCGGTTCGGGCGGTCCTGGACGCCGCGGCGGAGGCCGGCGGACCGCTTCCCGAGCTGGTCGTCGGGGACCACGGATGGGTCTGCGGAGCAGGTCAGCTGGGGTTTGAGGCGATCGGTCTGGCGGATACGGACGATCCCGCGCTGTTCGTCGGAGAGGCCGAGGGGCAGGTGTCCGTCGTCGTTCCGCTTGATGACGCTGTGCGGTCTGATTACTACCGACCGCTTACTCGCTATGTACTCAATCGAGCGTGTCTGTCACAGTAG
- a CDS encoding NAD-dependent epimerase/dehydratase family protein → MGKVVLVTGVARQLGGRFVRRVQRDPEVDRVIAVDAVPPEHHLGGADFVQADIRQPAIAKVLAEYAVDTVVHMDVTATAIGRGGRGAVKETNVIGTMQLLGACQKSPTVKRLVVKSSTSVYGSAPRDPAVFTETTPPKSLPSGGFAKDAVEVEGYVRGFARRRPDVAVCVLRLANILGPAAESPLAEYFSLPLLPTVFGYDPRLQFVHEDDVIEVLRLASHEPRRATLNSGTFNIAGDGQLLLSQCARRLGRPTVPLFLPAVTWVGSALRTLSMTDFSPEQIRLLTHGRVVATRQMRETLGFRPKYTTAETFADFVRSRGPGLLPPSALAGAVDRIAALPLAGGHQSAN, encoded by the coding sequence TTGGGCAAGGTCGTGCTCGTGACCGGAGTGGCCCGGCAGCTGGGCGGACGGTTCGTCCGGCGCGTCCAGCGTGATCCCGAGGTCGACCGGGTGATCGCCGTCGACGCGGTTCCGCCCGAGCACCATCTGGGCGGCGCCGACTTCGTCCAGGCCGACATCAGGCAGCCCGCGATCGCCAAGGTGCTCGCCGAGTACGCCGTGGACACGGTCGTGCACATGGACGTGACGGCCACCGCGATAGGCAGGGGCGGCCGGGGCGCGGTCAAGGAGACCAACGTCATCGGCACCATGCAGCTGCTCGGCGCGTGCCAGAAGTCGCCGACCGTGAAGCGGCTCGTGGTGAAGTCGAGCACCAGCGTGTACGGCTCCGCGCCGCGCGACCCCGCCGTCTTCACGGAGACCACGCCCCCCAAGTCCCTGCCGAGCGGCGGCTTCGCCAAGGACGCCGTCGAGGTCGAGGGCTATGTGCGCGGCTTCGCCCGGCGCCGCCCCGACGTCGCGGTGTGCGTGCTGCGGCTCGCGAACATCCTCGGGCCGGCCGCGGAGTCCCCGCTCGCCGAGTACTTCTCGCTGCCGCTCCTGCCGACCGTGTTCGGCTACGACCCGCGCCTGCAGTTCGTCCACGAGGACGACGTGATCGAGGTGCTGCGCCTCGCCTCGCACGAACCGCGGCGTGCCACGCTCAACAGCGGTACGTTCAACATCGCGGGCGACGGTCAGCTGCTGCTCTCGCAGTGCGCGCGGCGGCTCGGCCGCCCCACCGTGCCGCTGTTCCTGCCCGCCGTCACCTGGGTCGGCTCCGCGCTGCGCACGCTGAGCATGACGGACTTCTCGCCGGAGCAGATCAGGCTGCTCACCCACGGCAGGGTCGTGGCCACCCGGCAGATGCGCGAGACACTGGGGTTCAGGCCGAAGTACACGACCGCGGAGACCTTCGCGGACTTCGTACGCAGCAGGGGCCCGGGGCTCCTGCCGCCCAGTGCCCTCGCGGGGGCAGTCGACCGGATCGCCGCGCTGCCCCTCGCGGGCGGCCACCAGAGCGCCAACTGA
- a CDS encoding lysophospholipid acyltransferase family protein codes for MADAKVIPFDDDRSRGGAQRSARRRSAPRRAGDPAAVSEVKALPGQQDGQHDGQAGTERAREPGGAVPGQRGGGWDRRIAGGLSFLRRRLTGEYEVDDFGYDEELTDQVLMSLLRPFYEKYFRVEVKGIENIPADGGALIVANHSGTLPLDGLMMQVAVHDNHPHGRHLRLLAADLVFMLPVVNELARKAGHTLACAEDAERLLERGELVGVMPEGFKGIGKPFSERYKLQRFGRGGFVSTALRTGSPIVPCSIVGAEEIYPMIGNAKTLARVLGFPYFPITPTFPWLGPLGAVPLPTKWTIQFGEPIPTDGYPPEAAEDPMLMFNLTDQVREQIQHSLYKLLVQRRSVFF; via the coding sequence ATGGCGGACGCCAAGGTCATTCCGTTCGACGACGACCGTTCGCGCGGGGGTGCGCAGCGCTCCGCGCGCCGCAGGTCCGCGCCCCGGCGCGCGGGCGATCCCGCGGCCGTGAGCGAGGTCAAGGCGCTGCCCGGGCAACAGGACGGGCAGCACGACGGGCAGGCGGGCACGGAGCGGGCGCGGGAGCCGGGCGGGGCCGTACCCGGGCAGCGCGGCGGCGGGTGGGACCGGCGGATCGCGGGCGGGCTCTCCTTCCTGCGCAGGCGGCTCACCGGGGAGTACGAGGTCGATGACTTCGGCTACGACGAGGAGCTCACCGACCAGGTCCTGATGTCCCTGCTCAGGCCCTTCTACGAGAAGTACTTCCGGGTCGAGGTGAAGGGCATCGAGAACATCCCCGCCGACGGCGGGGCGCTGATCGTCGCCAACCACTCGGGGACGCTGCCGCTCGACGGCCTGATGATGCAGGTCGCCGTGCACGACAACCATCCGCATGGCCGCCACCTGCGGCTGCTCGCCGCCGATCTCGTCTTCATGCTGCCCGTGGTCAACGAGCTGGCCCGCAAGGCCGGGCACACCCTGGCCTGCGCGGAGGACGCGGAGCGGCTCCTGGAGCGGGGCGAGCTGGTCGGCGTGATGCCGGAGGGCTTCAAGGGCATCGGGAAGCCGTTCAGCGAGCGGTACAAGTTGCAGCGGTTCGGTCGTGGCGGCTTCGTCTCGACGGCGCTGCGCACGGGGTCGCCGATCGTGCCGTGCTCGATCGTCGGGGCGGAGGAGATCTACCCGATGATCGGCAACGCGAAGACCCTCGCGCGGGTGCTCGGGTTCCCGTACTTCCCGATCACGCCCACGTTCCCGTGGCTCGGCCCGCTGGGCGCGGTGCCGCTGCCGACGAAGTGGACGATCCAGTTCGGTGAGCCGATCCCGACGGACGGCTATCCGCCGGAGGCGGCGGAGGACCCGATGCTGATGTTCAACCTGACCGATCAGGTCCGCGAGCAGATCCAGCACTCGCTGTACAAGCTGCTCGTGCAGCGGCGTTCGGTGTTCTTCTAG